A section of the Apodemus sylvaticus chromosome 10, mApoSyl1.1, whole genome shotgun sequence genome encodes:
- the LOC127693952 gene encoding serine protease 28-like yields MFQLLLLALSFLESPVFMASVSVSRSKPVGIVGGHRTPPGRWPWQVSLRTYDYKASSWVHICGGSIISPQWILTAAHCIQSQDADPASFRVQVGEVYLYKEQDLLNISRIIIHPDFNQFSKRFDVALMQLTASLVTSTHVSQVSLPNNNSTFNSTDQCWLAGWGNVHKNVALKPPYQLYEVKIPIQDNESCKRAYRKKMSDEPQSVAIFDDMLCAGTLGRGPCFGDSGGPLVCLKSNKWVQVGVVSIGVECSNDLPSIFSRVQSSLAWIHQHI; encoded by the exons aTGTTCCAGCTGTTGctcctggctctctccttcctggaAAGCCCCGTGTTCATGGCCTCTG TATCTGTCTCCAGAAGTAAGCCAGTGGGCATTGTGGGGGGTCACCGTACCCCACCAGGCAGGTGGCCATGGCAGGTCAGCCTGAGAACCTACGATTACAAGGCAAGCTCCTGGGTGCACATCTGTGGGGGCTCCATCATCAGCCCTCAGTGGATTCTTACTGCTGCCCACTGCATCCAAAG CCAGGATGCCGACCCAGCCTCGTTCCGGGTCCAGGTGGGGGAAGTATACCTCTACAAGGAACAGGACCTTCTGAACATCAGCAGGATCATCATCCACCCCGACTTCAACCAATTCAGTAAGAGGTTTGATGTGGCCCTGATGCAGTTGACTGCCAGCCTGGTCACCTCCACACATGTCAGTCAGGTCTCTCTGCCAAATAACAACTCAACCTTCAACTCAACTGACCAgtgttggctggctggctggggcaATGTTCACAAAAATG TGGCTCTGAAGCCTCCCTATCAACTGTATGAAGTGAAGATCCCAATTCAGGATAACGAGAGCTGTAAGCGGGCTTATAGGAAGAAAATGTCTGATGAACCTCAAAGTGTGGCCATCTTTGACGACATGCTCTGTGCTGGCACCTTAGGCCGAGGCCCCTGTTTT GGTGACTCTGGGGGTCCCTTGGTCTGCCTGAAGAGCAACAAGTGGGTACAGGTAGGCGTGGTCAGCATAGGCGTAGAGTGCAGCAACGATCTGCCATCAATCTTCTCGAGAGTCCAGAGCTCCTTAGCCTGGATCCATCAGCACATCTAG